One window from the genome of Pseudomonadota bacterium encodes:
- a CDS encoding alcohol dehydrogenase catalytic domain-containing protein — MKTIIYDGKLKYVKNYPAPIPEEGEALIRVTLAGICNTDLEIMQGYLGFQGVMGHEFVGVVENVNSKSCHLVGKRVVGEINCDCGVCDYCMKGLQKHCPDRKTMGISGKNGAFAEYITLPADNLLEVPDNLSDEEAVFAEPLAAAFEILEQLHIKPTDRIIILGDGKLGILVSLALNLTQADVTLAGRHEKKLQVAREQHVKTIHLKDLNIRKEYDVVVEATGSADGFDFALKLVKPRGTIVLKTTVAYGKEMNLAPVVIDEIQVIGSRCGPFEPALRAMAKKLINVKPLISATYKPDMVLAAFKKARSREALKVLLDFS; from the coding sequence ATGAAAACAATAATTTATGACGGAAAGCTGAAGTATGTTAAGAACTACCCCGCCCCCATACCAGAGGAGGGAGAGGCCCTGATACGGGTAACATTGGCAGGTATCTGCAATACCGACCTTGAAATCATGCAGGGCTATCTGGGATTTCAGGGTGTTATGGGGCACGAATTTGTTGGGGTTGTTGAAAATGTGAATAGCAAAAGCTGCCATTTAGTCGGAAAAAGGGTGGTCGGAGAAATTAATTGCGACTGCGGTGTCTGCGATTACTGCATGAAGGGTCTTCAAAAGCACTGCCCTGACCGGAAGACAATGGGGATTTCAGGTAAAAACGGGGCCTTTGCCGAGTACATAACGCTGCCGGCAGACAATCTGTTGGAAGTGCCGGACAACCTTTCCGATGAAGAAGCTGTATTTGCCGAGCCTTTGGCGGCTGCCTTTGAGATATTGGAACAGCTTCATATAAAACCAACAGATAGGATTATTATCCTCGGAGATGGAAAACTGGGAATACTCGTCTCCCTTGCCCTCAATCTTACCCAGGCCGATGTAACACTTGCCGGAAGGCATGAAAAAAAATTGCAGGTCGCACGGGAACAGCACGTAAAGACTATTCATCTCAAGGACTTAAACATCAGAAAGGAATACGATGTTGTTGTGGAGGCAACAGGCTCTGCAGACGGTTTTGATTTTGCCCTTAAACTGGTGAAACCAAGGGGGACAATCGTTCTGAAAACCACCGTTGCATATGGAAAAGAGATGAACCTTGCACCTGTTGTGATTGATGAAATACAGGTTATCGGCTCACGTTGCGGACCCTTTGAACCGGCGCTCCGGGCAATGGCAAAAAAGCTTATAAACGTAAAGCCTCTTATAAGTGCGACTTACAAACCGGACATGGTATTGGCAGCCTTTAAAAAGGCAAGATCAAGAGAAGCGCTTAAAGTACTTCTGGACTTCAGTTAA